One part of the Cyclobacteriaceae bacterium genome encodes these proteins:
- a CDS encoding LysE family transporter: MEIVLKGIASGLVLALLVGPVFFTILQTSIERGFWSGAWVAAGVSLSDATYIFFAYLGLSQAFSNHQSQVYMAYGGGVILLAFGAYYLFVKSRRILDFKSVNIKARSPLRLAAKGFIINGLSPMVLIFWIGTVSVATGEFGYTTHYQAALFFGAIVATVFATDMLKAKLADKLREVLTPRLVRIMNILLGLVMVLFGSRLLLFSDSLFATH, translated from the coding sequence ATGGAAATCGTTCTTAAGGGTATTGCTTCCGGGCTTGTGCTGGCATTGCTTGTAGGCCCTGTGTTTTTCACCATTCTTCAAACCAGTATTGAACGCGGTTTCTGGAGTGGTGCTTGGGTTGCCGCGGGCGTTTCACTTAGCGATGCCACCTATATATTTTTCGCCTACCTTGGCCTTTCACAGGCTTTTAGTAACCATCAATCGCAGGTTTACATGGCCTATGGTGGTGGGGTAATATTGCTTGCTTTTGGTGCGTATTACCTGTTTGTAAAAAGCCGTAGGATATTGGATTTTAAAAGTGTAAACATAAAGGCCAGGAGCCCGCTGCGGCTTGCAGCGAAGGGGTTTATCATTAATGGCCTAAGCCCGATGGTGCTTATTTTCTGGATCGGCACCGTAAGTGTGGCCACGGGCGAATTTGGTTATACCACGCACTACCAGGCTGCGCTTTTTTTTGGTGCCATTGTAGCCACTGTTTTTGCTACCGATATGCTCAAGGCCAAGCTTGCAGATAAATTGCGCGAAGTACTTACCCCGCGGCTGGTTCGTATCATGAACATTCTCTTAGGCCTGGTAATGGTACTTTTTGGAAGCAGGCTGCTCTTATTCTCCGACTCCTTGTTTGCGACCCATTGA
- a CDS encoding VWA domain-containing protein → MDKQPTFSNAWYSLEWFNPSTLQSFTWERPEFLYGIIALPVLFLIRWLWRYKFNQKLPVALTQRDLKTSPINLVRLLPDVLMMLVLTLLFTSLARPQKTNEKVEQWTEGIDIMIAIDISQSMQISDFLPNRLEAAKNVATDFIDGRMQDRIGLVVFSGDAFSLVPLTTDYDLLKSYIREIDFSMIDNRGTAIGSALGVVTNRMREANSKSKVCILLSDGDNTAGNIDPITAAELAAAFGIKIYTIIIGKEGMVPYGKDFFGRPNMIDNTVDETTMRKIADIGGGEFFRVSDNRALEQVFDKIDHYEKAEIKETRFKNTADYYQFYLTWAIVLLLVWLFTKSTFISNVLQD, encoded by the coding sequence ATGGATAAACAACCAACTTTTTCAAATGCGTGGTATTCGCTGGAGTGGTTCAACCCGTCAACCTTGCAATCATTTACCTGGGAAAGGCCAGAGTTCCTGTATGGAATAATCGCTTTGCCAGTGCTATTTCTCATTCGATGGTTGTGGCGCTACAAGTTCAATCAAAAATTGCCGGTTGCACTAACCCAACGCGACTTAAAAACTTCACCCATAAACCTGGTGCGGTTGCTGCCCGATGTGCTGATGATGCTGGTGCTTACACTGTTGTTTACCAGCCTGGCGCGCCCCCAGAAAACAAATGAAAAAGTTGAACAATGGACAGAAGGTATTGATATCATGATTGCCATTGACATCTCACAGTCCATGCAGATATCGGATTTTCTTCCAAACCGTTTAGAAGCTGCTAAAAATGTTGCAACAGATTTTATAGACGGTAGGATGCAGGACAGGATTGGTCTGGTTGTATTTTCGGGTGATGCTTTTTCACTGGTCCCCTTAACTACCGATTATGATCTTCTAAAATCGTATATCCGTGAAATTGATTTTTCCATGATTGACAATCGTGGTACGGCCATAGGCAGTGCGTTGGGTGTTGTTACCAACCGTATGCGCGAGGCAAACTCAAAATCGAAGGTGTGTATTTTGCTTAGCGATGGTGATAACACCGCAGGCAACATTGATCCGATAACCGCTGCCGAACTGGCGGCTGCCTTTGGTATAAAAATTTATACTATCATAATCGGCAAGGAAGGCATGGTGCCCTATGGAAAAGATTTTTTTGGCAGGCCGAACATGATTGACAACACGGTTGATGAAACCACCATGCGTAAAATTGCGGACATTGGTGGTGGGGAATTTTTCCGCGTAAGCGACAACCGGGCACTGGAACAAGTGTTCGATAAAATCGATCACTATGAAAAGGCCGAAATAAAGGAAACACGTTTTAAGAATACAGCCGATTACTACCAATTTTACCTCACTTGGGCCATTGTTCTGTTGTTGGTCTGGTTATTCACCAAATCAACTTTTATTAGCAATGTTTTACAGGATTAA
- a CDS encoding DUF58 domain-containing protein, with translation MKELLKKLRKYEIQIRKAINSQMQGDFHSVFKGTGLEFDDVRPYQYGDDIRTIDWNVSAKGHDTYVKTFREEKEQTVFFILDVSASQEIGSSGQTKGDIGKEICGVLALSAVKESSHVGLICYSDQRELYIKPSKGVSQAYQIIHSIVTLKAKSKKTDLNKAMAFALNTIKRRSVIILISDFIDESYQHNLKALARRHDLVIVHISDKRETRLPKLGIIPVEDKESGKTLWINTSFGDFRKKISDRLEDRKTQLTLFCKKHQINFISLDTDEDYVPKLLRLFKVRNRTVKTT, from the coding sequence GTGAAAGAACTCCTAAAAAAGTTACGCAAATACGAAATACAGATACGCAAGGCCATTAACAGCCAGATGCAGGGCGATTTTCATTCTGTGTTTAAGGGTACAGGATTGGAATTTGACGATGTACGGCCCTATCAATATGGTGACGATATACGCACCATCGACTGGAACGTATCGGCCAAAGGCCATGATACGTATGTAAAAACCTTTCGGGAGGAAAAGGAACAAACCGTATTTTTTATACTGGACGTAAGCGCCTCGCAGGAAATCGGTTCGAGCGGCCAAACCAAGGGCGATATTGGCAAAGAAATTTGTGGGGTATTGGCCCTCTCCGCAGTAAAGGAATCCAGCCATGTTGGGCTTATCTGCTACTCCGATCAACGGGAGTTGTATATCAAACCCAGCAAAGGGGTTTCGCAAGCTTACCAGATCATCCACAGTATTGTTACCCTAAAAGCAAAGTCAAAAAAAACCGACCTGAATAAGGCCATGGCTTTTGCGCTTAACACGATAAAACGCAGAAGCGTGATCATTCTTATTTCAGATTTTATTGATGAGTCGTACCAGCATAACCTGAAAGCTTTAGCCAGGAGGCACGACCTGGTGATTGTGCACATTAGCGACAAGCGGGAAACCCGTTTGCCAAAATTGGGCATTATACCGGTGGAGGATAAAGAGAGCGGAAAAACATTGTGGATCAACACCTCCTTCGGGGATTTCAGAAAAAAAATCAGCGACCGCCTGGAGGACAGGAAAACTCAACTCACCCTGTTCTGTAAAAAGCACCAGATTAATTTTATTTCGTTGGATACAGACGAGGATTATGTTCCGAAATTGCTTCGTTTGTTTAAAGTCAGGAACAGGACTGTAAAAACAACTTAG
- a CDS encoding DUF4296 domain-containing protein, whose translation MLTSINGLVDFGHKGKMHRIIIILITCSLVCGCQRNKTPKGILTEPEMVSVLIQMYLAEEKLALIPIDYDSMNRLIPYFRNYVFSQAGVQDSTFRKSMEYYMANPRQLDFIYSAVVDSLSLREQVLPNEYSKYAPPQ comes from the coding sequence TTGCTCACCTCAATTAACGGGTTGGTCGATTTTGGCCATAAAGGGAAAATGCACAGGATTATCATCATTCTGATTACGTGTTCACTGGTATGCGGATGCCAACGCAACAAAACCCCGAAGGGCATTTTGACCGAACCTGAAATGGTTAGCGTGCTTATTCAAATGTACCTGGCCGAAGAAAAGCTTGCGCTGATCCCTATCGATTATGACTCCATGAACCGGTTGATACCTTATTTCCGAAACTATGTCTTTTCACAGGCAGGTGTGCAGGACTCCACCTTTCGCAAATCGATGGAGTACTATATGGCCAACCCCCGGCAGCTTGATTTTATTTATTCGGCAGTGGTGGATTCCTTAAGTTTGCGCGAGCAAGTGTTGCCCAACGAGTACAGTAAATATGCCCCACCCCAATGA
- a CDS encoding Smr/MutS family protein, giving the protein MPHPNDVENRLGFDHIRARLINFTLSALGKAHVDALYFLTDADAIKHLLQQVNEFKQVFERGDAFPSNHYLDPAALFKRASLEGNYLDEQDFLHIAHSLQTILACRDYLVKNREQYPVLFQLAGPIQVSGAFVKQIHAVIDDARLVRDSASTELSRIRRRLRDEQGRSRKLIDQVYRHAVEQQWVPEGALPTIRGGRLVIPVLAEHKRKLKGFIQDESATGQTVFMEPAEVLEANNEIRDLEHAEKREVIRILIQLTDNLRKEIPQLQLAYQFLGWIDFIRAKAKLAVELQAELPEIAPTPTLRWMNARHPLLFMSLKGKRELVPLTIDLTEADRFLLVSGPNAGGKSVCLKTVGLLQYMLQCGLLIPVSPDSKAGIFDDLFIDIGDQQSIENDLSTYSSHLKNMAHFVQHGHGKTLVLLDELGSGTDPNFGGAIAQAILQALLKKRVWGVATTHYYNLKLFAGQQQGIRNAAMRFDEKNMVPLYLLDIGKPGSSFALEIAHKTGLPEEILETARQLAGSELVGFETLVRDLEQERNMLTEKSNQLRKQDITLKALLKKYEVLSSELDAKKKEILNKAKEEASRLLAETNREIEKTIRHIRENQAQKQETTKVRKNLEVMAQKVSRQEVQKPKPPVVLKPGDRVRITGQDGSGVVLSVKGKQAMVQFGELKSMVALSQLELASQSKADKVTEAKLRSVGLSLHEKRAVYSSVLDVRGKRVDEVVPLLDQFIDTSVLLSQGEIKILHGKGEGVLRKVIREQLKKYKQVASVADEHVERGGDGITVVVLK; this is encoded by the coding sequence ATGCCCCACCCCAATGATGTAGAAAACAGGCTTGGCTTTGACCACATTCGTGCAAGGTTGATCAACTTTACACTGTCGGCATTGGGTAAAGCACACGTGGATGCGCTTTATTTTTTAACGGATGCCGATGCGATAAAGCACCTATTGCAACAGGTTAATGAATTCAAACAGGTTTTTGAGCGCGGGGATGCTTTCCCGTCAAATCATTACCTGGACCCTGCGGCCTTGTTCAAGCGGGCTTCGTTGGAGGGAAACTACCTGGATGAACAGGATTTTCTGCACATCGCTCACTCCTTACAAACCATCCTTGCATGCCGCGATTACCTGGTGAAAAACCGTGAACAGTACCCGGTATTGTTTCAGCTTGCCGGTCCTATTCAGGTTTCTGGTGCTTTTGTGAAGCAAATTCATGCGGTGATTGATGATGCGCGGTTGGTGAGGGATTCGGCTAGCACCGAGTTGAGCCGGATACGAAGAAGGCTTCGGGATGAGCAGGGACGATCGCGGAAATTAATCGACCAGGTTTATCGGCATGCCGTTGAGCAACAATGGGTGCCCGAAGGTGCCTTGCCCACCATTCGTGGCGGCAGGTTGGTTATACCTGTGCTGGCTGAGCACAAGCGAAAGCTGAAAGGTTTTATCCAGGACGAATCGGCTACGGGCCAAACGGTGTTTATGGAACCTGCAGAGGTACTGGAAGCCAATAATGAAATCCGCGATTTAGAACATGCTGAAAAGCGCGAGGTAATACGGATACTCATACAGCTCACAGATAACTTGCGCAAAGAAATTCCGCAACTACAGTTGGCATATCAGTTTTTAGGCTGGATTGATTTCATCAGGGCCAAGGCAAAGCTGGCCGTTGAGTTGCAGGCAGAACTTCCCGAAATAGCGCCAACACCAACCTTACGGTGGATGAACGCACGACACCCTTTGCTATTCATGAGCCTGAAAGGAAAACGTGAGCTTGTACCGTTGACTATAGATTTAACAGAGGCCGATCGGTTCTTGCTGGTATCGGGCCCAAATGCTGGTGGAAAATCGGTTTGCCTTAAAACGGTTGGCTTGTTGCAGTATATGCTTCAATGCGGACTGTTGATTCCGGTTTCACCTGACTCCAAAGCTGGAATTTTTGATGACTTGTTTATTGACATTGGCGATCAGCAGTCGATTGAGAATGACCTGAGCACGTACAGCAGCCATTTAAAAAACATGGCGCATTTTGTTCAGCATGGTCATGGTAAAACCCTGGTGCTGCTGGATGAATTAGGATCAGGAACCGATCCGAATTTTGGTGGTGCCATAGCACAGGCTATTTTGCAAGCCTTGCTGAAAAAACGTGTTTGGGGCGTGGCCACCACACATTACTACAATTTGAAATTATTTGCCGGGCAGCAACAAGGTATTCGCAACGCTGCCATGCGCTTCGATGAAAAAAACATGGTGCCGCTTTACCTGCTTGATATCGGTAAGCCAGGCAGCTCATTTGCTTTGGAGATTGCCCACAAAACCGGTTTACCTGAAGAAATACTGGAAACAGCACGCCAGCTTGCAGGAAGTGAACTGGTAGGTTTTGAAACACTGGTACGGGACCTTGAGCAGGAGCGAAACATGTTGACCGAAAAGAGCAATCAGTTGCGAAAGCAAGATATAACCTTGAAAGCCCTGCTTAAAAAATACGAGGTGCTAAGTAGCGAACTGGATGCCAAGAAGAAGGAGATTTTGAATAAAGCAAAAGAGGAGGCCAGCAGGTTACTGGCAGAAACAAACCGCGAGATTGAAAAAACCATTCGCCACATACGGGAGAACCAGGCGCAAAAGCAGGAAACCACTAAGGTGCGAAAGAACCTGGAGGTGATGGCGCAAAAAGTATCGCGGCAGGAAGTGCAAAAACCAAAGCCGCCTGTTGTACTTAAACCAGGAGACCGTGTACGCATTACCGGGCAGGATGGAAGCGGTGTAGTATTGTCTGTAAAGGGCAAACAGGCCATGGTGCAATTCGGTGAATTAAAATCAATGGTGGCCTTGAGCCAACTTGAACTTGCATCTCAATCCAAAGCTGATAAGGTTACCGAAGCCAAACTACGGTCGGTTGGGTTAAGTTTGCATGAGAAACGTGCCGTATATAGTTCCGTATTGGATGTGCGTGGTAAGCGGGTGGATGAAGTGGTTCCGTTGCTCGATCAGTTTATAGATACTTCTGTGTTACTAAGCCAGGGGGAAATAAAAATTTTACATGGCAAAGGTGAAGGTGTGCTTCGCAAAGTTATCCGTGAACAACTTAAGAAATACAAACAGGTAGCTTCGGTAGCCGATGAACATGTTGAGCGTGGAGGAGATGGAATAACGGTGGTGGTATTAAAATAG
- a CDS encoding ATP-binding cassette domain-containing protein, protein MTISTEKLGKRYNHEWIFRDLTYTFQQGKTYAITGPNGSGKSTLLQVLWGQMPPSSGKLTYKKDQTAIEVEEIYPLVSVATPYMDLIDEFTLREQVDFHFKTKPIKPGYVPEQVLEAMYLEQAHKKFIANFSSGMKQRLKLGLAFYTDTPVLFLDEPGTNLDKQALDWYQSQLKMQASNKLVFIASNQANEYPRDAEIINVMDYKHVPTKAG, encoded by the coding sequence ATAACCATTTCCACCGAAAAGCTTGGTAAGCGGTATAACCACGAATGGATTTTCCGCGACCTTACCTATACCTTTCAACAAGGAAAAACTTACGCCATTACCGGACCTAACGGCTCGGGCAAATCAACCCTTTTACAAGTGCTTTGGGGGCAGATGCCGCCAAGCTCAGGAAAACTAACCTACAAGAAAGATCAGACCGCTATTGAAGTGGAAGAGATCTATCCACTGGTTTCGGTAGCCACACCATACATGGACCTGATTGACGAATTCACCTTACGGGAACAGGTAGATTTTCACTTTAAAACCAAACCAATTAAACCGGGCTATGTACCTGAACAGGTACTGGAGGCTATGTACTTAGAACAAGCGCATAAGAAGTTTATAGCCAACTTTTCCTCCGGCATGAAGCAACGTTTGAAACTTGGCCTGGCATTTTATACGGATACCCCGGTGTTGTTTCTGGATGAACCGGGCACCAACCTCGACAAACAGGCATTGGATTGGTACCAAAGCCAACTGAAAATGCAAGCCAGTAACAAACTTGTTTTTATAGCCTCAAACCAGGCCAATGAATATCCCAGGGATGCGGAAATAATCAATGTTATGGACTACAAACACGTACCAACCAAGGCAGGTTGA
- the lpxA gene encoding acyl-ACP--UDP-N-acetylglucosamine O-acyltransferase codes for MSYHPLANVHPEAKIGANVIIEPFATIGKNVVIGDGCWIGPNVVIFDGARLGKNVKVYPGASISAIPQDLKFAGEETETFIGDNTVIREFVTISRGTHDKFKTVIGSNCLLMAYVHVAHDCIIGNNCILVNTVQVAGHVTIDDWAIIGGASALHQFVKVGAHVMISGGSLVRKDVPPYTKAAREPLAYAGINSVGLRRRGFSSEKISEIQEIYRYIFMKGINNTKALDIIAETIPPSAERDYIIDFISKSERGIMKGYGLGD; via the coding sequence ATGAGTTACCATCCGCTAGCCAACGTTCACCCTGAAGCCAAAATTGGCGCGAACGTAATTATTGAACCCTTTGCCACCATTGGAAAAAATGTTGTGATTGGCGATGGGTGCTGGATAGGCCCTAACGTGGTCATCTTTGATGGCGCCCGGCTGGGCAAAAATGTAAAAGTTTATCCGGGCGCATCTATTTCTGCTATCCCACAAGATTTGAAATTCGCAGGCGAAGAAACCGAAACCTTCATTGGTGATAACACGGTTATCCGCGAGTTCGTAACCATTAGCCGGGGTACGCACGATAAATTCAAAACCGTTATCGGCAGCAACTGCCTGTTGATGGCTTATGTGCACGTTGCGCACGATTGCATTATCGGCAACAATTGTATTTTAGTAAACACCGTGCAGGTTGCCGGCCACGTCACCATTGATGACTGGGCAATTATTGGCGGTGCCAGTGCATTGCATCAGTTTGTTAAAGTTGGTGCCCATGTTATGATTTCCGGTGGCTCATTGGTGCGTAAAGATGTTCCGCCTTACACCAAAGCGGCACGCGAGCCTTTGGCATATGCCGGCATCAATTCTGTTGGCTTACGCAGGAGGGGATTTAGCTCCGAAAAGATTTCAGAAATACAGGAAATCTACCGCTATATTTTCATGAAGGGCATTAACAATACCAAAGCCCTCGATATTATTGCCGAAACCATTCCGCCCAGTGCCGAACGCGACTACATCATTGATTTCATCAGCAAATCGGAGCGCGGCATTATGAAGGGCTACGGCTTAGGCGACTGA